In the genome of Leptolyngbya sp. FACHB-261, the window CCGCGTTTAACAGCAACAATCACAGCTTGAGTGCGATCGCTGACATCTAACTTGTTCAAAATTCGATTGACATGAGATTTGACAGTGCCTTCACCGATACTCAAAGCAGTCGCAATATCAGCATTACTCATCCCCTGTGCGAGTGAACGAAGTACCGCCAGTTCTCGTTCACTCAGTTCTGGATTGCTGAGCCGCTGTACTAACTTTGCTCCCACATCGGGCGGAATGTACTTCTGACCCCGATGAACGGTACGAATCGCATTCAGAAGCTCGTCAGGTTCAGTTTCTTTCAATAGGTATCCTTTTGCGCCTGCCTGCAATCCCCGATAGATATCTTCGTCGCTATCATACGTAGTCAGTACAATAATCCGAGCCGATTTAGCAGCAGCACAAATTGCACCGATGGCGGCAACTCCTTCTACTTCAGGCATTCGCAAATCCATGAGTGTAACATCCGGTTGGTGTTCCCCAAATAGAGCGATCGCTTGTTCCCCATTTTCGGCTTGGGCAATCACCTGCATCTCTGGGTCACGGTTAATAATTGTGGCTAATCCTTGCCGAAAAA includes:
- a CDS encoding response regulator transcription factor; the protein is FRQGLATIINRDPEMQVIAQAENGEQAIALFGEHQPDVTLMDLRMPEVEGVAAIGAICAAAKSARIIVLTTYDSDEDIYRGLQAGAKGYLLKETEPDELLNAIRTVHRGQKYIPPDVGAKLVQRLSNPELSERELAVLRSLAQGMSNADIATALSIGEGTVKSHVNRILNKLDVSDRTQAVIVAVKRGIVNL